CCCTGCCGTCCACCCCCGCCTGCCAGGATCCGTAAGGTACGGTCAGGGTGACCCGGCCCTCCTCAATCACGATGGGAGCCTTGAAGTCCGTGCTGGTGGACTGGCTGGGTTTCAGCAGATTGGCCACGTTCCACTGCTGGTCTTCCCCCTGGGCCAGGTACAGTTCCGGCTGGTGCAGGGTGATCCGGGTGATCATCCCCACGGAGCTGCTGCCCTGAAGCACCTTCAGGGGGTCCAGGCGCAGAGAAAGAGCCGGGATCCGGGCCACAGGATTGCCGGAGGCGTCATCCAGGCGCACGTTCCGCGCGGTAAAAGTCAGGTCCGGGCTCACCTCCATGGCATCCATTTGCAGTTGTCCATTCAGATATTCCGCAGCCGTCTGTTCCACCAGGGGCACGGCCCGCTGCAGCCCCGCCGGAAGTACCAGCTTCCACAGGACCAGATACAGCAGCACCAAGGCTCCCACAAGAACACCCAGCCGTTTCTTCAACGTGGCACCCATAAGGGACCTCCTGTGAGTCAGAGATTGGTGGGCATGGAAATCGTTATACACTACACCTATATTAGTATAACAGGGTTGAGAGAGAAAATGAAAGAGAAATTATCGTCTCCCACTGACGGAAAAGACCCGCCCTGGGAAAAGACGGGTCCGCCTGATGCTGCAGGACCGGGAATGCCGGATCACCGGTCTTTCCTCCATGCAAAACTCCCTTCTCAACCACTACTCACTGACCACTGACCACTAAAAAAGGAGCTGTGATTTTTCACAGCTCCTCTTTCCTCTTATTCTCTTATTCGTTTTCCACAGGAACACCCATGCTCTGTTCCAGCAGGGCAGTGGAGGTATTGTAGTCGTACAGAGCCTGGATGTAGTTGTTCTTGGCAGTGGTCAGGGCCACGGACGCATCCATCACGTCCGTGTTGGTCCCAACCCCGGCCCGATACCGAAGCTGGGCAATGCGGTAATCTTCTTCCGCCTGGGCCACGGCCACTTCCGTGGTCTTGATCCGTTTTTCAGCTTCCCGCATGCTCAGGTAACTGGTCCGTACAGCCAGCCGTACATTATCGCTGATCTGCCGGTAGCTTTCCTGGGCCTTCACAATGTTGGCCTTGGCTTCCCGTACCTTGGCGGCGGTCACACCATAGTCCCAGATGTTCTGGGTCAGGGTCACGCCCAATGCCCAGTTGTTCTTGTTCTGTCCGGGAAAGGAATCATTGCTCCACTGGTTGGAGGCTCCCAGGCTCACCTGGGGCAGATTCCCCGCATTGGCAATTTTTTCAGCGGCCTGGGCCATTCCCACGGAGGCTTCCGCCTGGTGGATTTCCGGCCGGTTCACCATGGCATAGGTCACACAGTTGTCCAGGGTATAATCGTTGGGTTTGTATTCCAGTCCCTGGCTCAGGTTCAACCGGGTGGCCGTGGGCAGCCCGATGACATTGTTCAGGGAGGAAACAGCCACTTCATAGCTGTTTTCCGCCTGGGTCAGGGTCTGCTGGGCGTTGACCAGTTCCACCTGGGAACGGAGCACATCCGCCTTGGCCACGACCCCCACAGCGAACTGGGCCTGGGTATTCTTCAAATGTTCATTCAGACGGTCCACGGTCTCCTTGTCCAGGTTCACCGTATTGGCTGCCTGGAGCACATCATAGTAGCCTTTTTCGGCATTGTACCGGGTGGTCTGGTAGGAACTGCTCATTCCATACTGATAGTAATCCAGATTCTTTTTGGCCTGATCGATGGCCCCTTCCAGCCGTCCGCCGGTATAGATGGGAACGGTGATGTTCACCGTATTGGTGTGGCTGTTGTTGGCCACATGGGCACCCCGGGTGCCGATGGCCGTATGGGCTGCATCATAGACAGGCACAGAAGCCTGGTAATTCTCGCTTCGGCCGCTGTAATGGCTGAAATCAATGGAGCCCCAGCGTGATCCTTTGGCCTGGTCCAGTTCTGCCTTGGCAGCATCCAGTTCAGCGGCAGAGATCTTGACGCTGGAGTTATTGTCCAGAGCCATACGGACTGCCTTGCCCAAATCCAGGTTTACGGTTTCCGGGGTGGCAGCTCCCACTGTATGGATAGAAAGCGCGCTCAGGATGACAGCGCTCAAAATCATGCTTTTGCTATGGAAATGCTTCACGTTAGACCCTCCTGTACATTCTGACTACTTAGTCAGCTTTCTATATTATAATCAGTTGAAAAAACAAAGTCAACTAAACACTTTTTAAACGGTGGCTCAGAATCGTGCCCGCAGGCCCAGATACGTGGTATCCACCCCATTATCCAGCACATCCATGCTTTCGCCGATCAGGGACAATTTGGGGGTAAAGGCGTATTCCGCGCCCACTTTCAGTTTGGCATCATCGAAATCGTAGAAATCGGTGAACAGCTTCAGTTTGGGAGAAAGGATCCAGTCGGCGCCCACGCCGAACTGCCCTTCCATGACACCGGCCCGGCCCCAGATGTACTTGTTCAGCTTCCTGTTATAGTGGAAATCCAGTTTGTCCCGATCGCCGATGTCACTGACGCCCAGGTAGGCATAGGAATCCTCCTTCAAGGGAAGTTTGGCACCTACATCGGTCCGCCATTTGCCTTTCTTATCATTATAGAGCACATCAGCCTGCAGCTGGGCATCGGTAACCACGCCCAAAATCTTATCCGCCTTCACGGAAGTGGACTTGGCATGGGAGATGGTCTCCTTCAGATCCTGCTGGGTCTGGGGATCGGTGACCACGTTCTGCAGGGCTTCCGCCGTGTTCTGGATTTTCTTGCTGGCATCGGCCATATTGGCAGCCATGGCAGCCACATTCCGGCCCGTGGCCCCGTCCGCATCGGCTTTATCCATGATGTTGTTCATGTGGACGGACATTTCTTTCATCTGACCCACCATGGTATGGATGTCACCCTGGTTCTGCTGGGCCATGGAAGCCAGCGCTCTGGTGAAGTCGTTCATGTTCCTGGCCACTTCCCCGGTCTGGACAAACCCTTCCCGCATGGATTTCTGCACATCCTTGTCGCCGAACACGTTGGCGAAGGCATCCACCACCACATCCAGCTTGTCCAGCACCTTGCCGGAAGAATCCATGAGCTTTCCGATACCCCCGGCCTGCTGGCCGGTAATGGTCTCCCCGGGCTTGAAAGTCAGGCCCGTGGCAATCTGGGGTGGCGTGATGGATACGAACTTGCTGCCCATGACCCCGTCGGATCCGATACTGAACTGGGAGTTGCGGGGAATCTTCTGCTTCTCGTCCATCTTCATGACCACTTTCACCTTGGAACCGTCCACCAGGATGTCATCCACCTTGCCCACCGGAACCCCGGCGAACCGGACCTCGTTGCCTGTCTTCAGTCCGTCCACGTCGTTGAACATCACATTGAGCTTATAGGTGCGGCCGGCGAAACTGAAGACCCCCAGGAAGGTCAGCATCAGGGCCAGGATCACAAAGCCGCCCAGGGTGACGGCACCGACTTTGACTTCATCAGTTTTCATGCTCTTGCTCCTTGTCTTCCAAAATATCGCTGCGCAGGAACGCCCGTACCAGGGGTTCCCGGGTATGTCTTGCTTCCTCCACGGTGCCGGAAAAGACGATCCGTCCCTTGCTGAGCATCAAGATCCTGTCGGCACACAGGAAGGCCGACGCCATGTCATGGGTGACCAGCACCCCTGTAATGCCCAGTTTTTTCTTGGTATCCAGGATCAGCTGGCTGATGTTGGTAGCCATGATGGGATCCAGACCCGCGGTAGGTTCATCATACAGGATGATATCCGGTTCCAGGGCCAGAGCCCGGGCCAGGCCCACCCGCTTCTGCATGCCGCCGGACAGCTGGGCCGGGTACACGTGCTCGTTGCCGGAAAGCCCCACGGCCTCCAGCAGCCCGGCCACCCGTTCCTGGATCTGGGCTTCCGCCATATGGGTGTGCTGCCGCAGCCCGAAGGCCACATTCTCCCCCACGTCCAGGAAATCGAACAGGGCGGAATACTGGAACACCATGCCCATATGCTGGCGCAGCCGGTTCCACTGTTCTTCTGTATATTTCTCCACCGCATGGCCCTGGATGAGGATGGACCCTCCCTGAGGCTTCAGCAGGCCGATGAGCAGTTTCAGTACCGTACTCTTGCCGGTACCGCTGGGACCGATCACCGCCAGGGTTTCCCCCTTTGCCACCTGGAAGCTTACATGGTCCAGTACCACCTTGGGTCCGAACGCCATTTCCACACTGCGGAATTCAATCACAGGTTCTTCCATTTCAGCCTCCATGGACGTACAAGATGATGGACAGGAAATAATTGGCGATGAAAATCAGGATGATGGACAGCACCACGGATTTGGTGGTGGCCCGGCCCACGCCTTCTGCACCCTGGGTGGCATTCAGCCCCCGGAAGCAGCCGATGGTGGCAATGATGGCTCCGAACACGGCGCCTTTGATCAGCCCGCCGATGATATCCCAGGGCTCGATGAAGCCCCGGATGCTCTCCAGGAACATATGGGAATTGATGCCGGCATAATGATCCGCCACAAACCATCCGCCTACATCCCCCACCAGGTTGGCATACACCACCAGCACCGGCATCATCAGGACGATGGCCAGCAGGCGGGGTGCCACCAGATATTGTACAGGGCTGGTGGCCATGACCCGCAGAGCATCGATCTGCTCGGTGACCTTCATGGTCCCCAGTTCGGCGGCAATGGCGGCCCCAATCCGGCCGGCCACCACCACGCCAGTCAGAATGGGTGCCAGTTCCCGGCCCATGGCGATGGCCACGATGCCGCCTACGGAATCAGCCGCTCCGAAGCGGACGAATTCCTTGGCCGTCTGGACGCTCATGACCATACCGGTGCACAGGATGGTCATGCTGACAATGGGCAGCGAATCTGCCCCCAGCCTGGCCATCTGGCGCAGGACTTCCCGGTGGTCCGCTCCCCTGGAAACCCGGCAGGCTTCCAGGAACAGGTTCATGATGCGGCCCACCCGGGC
This region of Acidaminococcus timonensis genomic DNA includes:
- a CDS encoding TolC family protein; protein product: MKHFHSKSMILSAVILSALSIHTVGAATPETVNLDLGKAVRMALDNNSSVKISAAELDAAKAELDQAKGSRWGSIDFSHYSGRSENYQASVPVYDAAHTAIGTRGAHVANNSHTNTVNITVPIYTGGRLEGAIDQAKKNLDYYQYGMSSSYQTTRYNAEKGYYDVLQAANTVNLDKETVDRLNEHLKNTQAQFAVGVVAKADVLRSQVELVNAQQTLTQAENSYEVAVSSLNNVIGLPTATRLNLSQGLEYKPNDYTLDNCVTYAMVNRPEIHQAEASVGMAQAAEKIANAGNLPQVSLGASNQWSNDSFPGQNKNNWALGVTLTQNIWDYGVTAAKVREAKANIVKAQESYRQISDNVRLAVRTSYLSMREAEKRIKTTEVAVAQAEEDYRIAQLRYRAGVGTNTDVMDASVALTTAKNNYIQALYDYNTSTALLEQSMGVPVENE
- a CDS encoding MlaD family protein, whose amino-acid sequence is MKTDEVKVGAVTLGGFVILALMLTFLGVFSFAGRTYKLNVMFNDVDGLKTGNEVRFAGVPVGKVDDILVDGSKVKVVMKMDEKQKIPRNSQFSIGSDGVMGSKFVSITPPQIATGLTFKPGETITGQQAGGIGKLMDSSGKVLDKLDVVVDAFANVFGDKDVQKSMREGFVQTGEVARNMNDFTRALASMAQQNQGDIHTMVGQMKEMSVHMNNIMDKADADGATGRNVAAMAANMADASKKIQNTAEALQNVVTDPQTQQDLKETISHAKSTSVKADKILGVVTDAQLQADVLYNDKKGKWRTDVGAKLPLKEDSYAYLGVSDIGDRDKLDFHYNRKLNKYIWGRAGVMEGQFGVGADWILSPKLKLFTDFYDFDDAKLKVGAEYAFTPKLSLIGESMDVLDNGVDTTYLGLRARF
- a CDS encoding ABC transporter ATP-binding protein; this encodes MEEPVIEFRSVEMAFGPKVVLDHVSFQVAKGETLAVIGPSGTGKSTVLKLLIGLLKPQGGSILIQGHAVEKYTEEQWNRLRQHMGMVFQYSALFDFLDVGENVAFGLRQHTHMAEAQIQERVAGLLEAVGLSGNEHVYPAQLSGGMQKRVGLARALALEPDIILYDEPTAGLDPIMATNISQLILDTKKKLGITGVLVTHDMASAFLCADRILMLSKGRIVFSGTVEEARHTREPLVRAFLRSDILEDKEQEHEN
- a CDS encoding MlaE family ABC transporter permease — translated: MGLRDLCRWVGHYLVDLCARVGRIMNLFLEACRVSRGADHREVLRQMARLGADSLPIVSMTILCTGMVMSVQTAKEFVRFGAADSVGGIVAIAMGRELAPILTGVVVAGRIGAAIAAELGTMKVTEQIDALRVMATSPVQYLVAPRLLAIVLMMPVLVVYANLVGDVGGWFVADHYAGINSHMFLESIRGFIEPWDIIGGLIKGAVFGAIIATIGCFRGLNATQGAEGVGRATTKSVVLSIILIFIANYFLSIILYVHGG